The following coding sequences lie in one Leucobacter allii genomic window:
- a CDS encoding DNA-directed RNA polymerase subunit alpha, which yields MLIAQRPTLTEESISEYRSRFAIEPLEPGFGYTLGNSLRRTLLSSIPGAAVTSVRFEGVAHEFTTIPGVTEDVTEIILNIKDLVVSSEHDEPITAYLRKTGAGEVTAADISAPAGVEVHNPELVIATLGDTAQFELELTIERGRGYVSAAQNRNDDAEVGRIPVDSIYSPVLKVTYRVEATRAGERTDFDRLVVDVETKPAISPRDAIASAGSTLVELFGLARELNTAAEGVEIGPAPVEVVSEGELSIPIEDLDLSVRSYNCLKREGINTVSELVALSEAQLMNIRNFGQKSVFEVRDKLTEMGLSLKDAVPGFDGAQFYSYDDDTN from the coding sequence GTGCTCATTGCACAGCGCCCCACTCTGACTGAAGAATCGATCTCCGAGTACCGTTCGCGCTTCGCCATCGAGCCGCTCGAGCCCGGCTTCGGCTACACGCTCGGCAACTCGCTGCGTCGCACGCTCCTCTCCTCGATCCCCGGCGCCGCGGTCACCAGCGTCCGCTTCGAGGGCGTCGCCCACGAGTTCACGACCATCCCCGGCGTGACCGAGGACGTCACGGAGATCATCCTCAACATCAAGGATCTCGTCGTCTCCAGCGAGCACGACGAGCCCATCACGGCGTACCTGCGCAAGACCGGCGCGGGCGAGGTCACGGCAGCCGACATCTCCGCCCCGGCGGGTGTCGAGGTGCACAACCCCGAGCTCGTCATCGCGACGCTCGGCGACACCGCCCAGTTCGAGCTCGAGCTCACGATCGAGCGCGGCCGCGGCTACGTCTCGGCCGCGCAGAACCGCAACGACGATGCCGAGGTCGGCCGGATCCCGGTCGATTCGATCTACTCGCCGGTGCTCAAGGTCACCTACCGCGTGGAGGCCACGCGCGCCGGTGAGCGCACCGACTTCGATCGTCTCGTCGTGGACGTGGAGACGAAGCCCGCGATCAGTCCCCGCGACGCGATCGCCTCGGCGGGTTCGACGCTGGTCGAGCTGTTCGGCCTGGCGCGCGAGCTCAACACCGCCGCCGAGGGCGTCGAGATCGGCCCCGCGCCGGTCGAGGTCGTCTCCGAGGGCGAGCTGTCGATCCCGATCGAGGATCTCGATCTCTCCGTGCGCAGCTACAACTGCCTGAAGCGCGAGGGCATCAACACGGTGAGCGAGCTGGTGGCGCTCTCCGAGGCGCAGCTCATGAACATCCGCAATTTCGGTCAGAAGTCGGTCTTCGAGGTGCGCGACAAGCTCACCGAGATGGGCCTGTCGCTGAAGGACGCCGTGCCCGGCTTCGACGGCGCGCAGTTCTACAGCTACGACGACGACACCAACTGA